AAGGTGACTGTTATGGAATCCCTCGCTGCTGCCCTCAAAATTGAGGGGAGTGTCAAATTTGACGCTCCTTTATTCAACGTTGAACGGAGTATGCCAGCAAAAAAAGTTTTGGGAGATTCACACTATTGGAAAAGGCTGTCGGAGTCGGTCTACAGAAATGCGATCCGGATAGTTATCATGTGGGGGGATACCTCAGAACAAGAGGAGAAGACAGGTCGTTAAGATTTGTCTTTTTTCTTTGTAAACAAAAAGAAAACAGACACATGAGGTCTGCTGATTGGTAGGAATTGTTATGGGCTTTATTGTGTTTATCGTATCTTGTTACAGTTATCCTTGTGGGTTATCGCTATACATAATAATAGGAGGTTTTTTAGGGAGCGACATGCTATTTGCACCAGTGGAAACAACAACTAGAAAGCAAGCTATTACCAGTGAAACTCTTGAAAGGACAGCTAAAAACTTCCTCATATGTTACCCCTCATTTCTTTTCCCGAATTTAATCATATTATATACTTCATTCAATTTTTTCAGAAGTTCCAAATCCATATCTTTTTTTAATTCACAATGATGCATGTTTATCTCGACAGCGCAAGACATTATTTCTTCGATTCGATTGATTTTTCCGTAATACACAATACTTTGTAGATAAGCATCCATGCCCTCATTGAAATGACCGCGACTAACAAGGAAGGCTCCTTTGTTTTTGTAATAATTCCCTATTCCTGAAAAGTTGTAAGCATTATTAAAATCAAAAGAGAAGTTATGTTCCTCTGTGTTGATAACTTGTTCGATGGAGTTTACGTCATTAACGTAAAGTAATGCTTCTATTAGGTCGTTGACTCTATGGATTAGATTGTTTTTTGTCGCTTCCCCTACACACTCCCTGAGCAATGGTATTGCTTCCTGATAATGACCAGTCTTTGACAAGATAATTGCACGTAGATACTTGGAGCGTTCCATGATAAAACGATAGCCTAACTTTTCGTACATTTCTATATGGGATTCCATGTCTTCAAATTTGCCCATTCGCATATAGCAATTACAAATAGCCAAGGCAATGCGTTCCTTTATTTCATTGCTTGTAGAATCCTCGGCATGTCCCATTTTTCCAAGTTCAATACACTGCTCATATTTTTTCAAGTCATGTGCATCAAATGCCATTAAGTAGCAAAGGTTAATTCTCTCTTCATGACTCAAAAACTCTATGTAATACAACACTTCTTCCCCGTGACGAAAGGTTTCTTCGAGGCGGTGTGGGTTATTTCTTTCGATA
This genomic stretch from Brevibacillus brevis harbors:
- a CDS encoding helix-turn-helix domain-containing protein gives rise to the protein MKNVEDHIGEIILRYRTQNNLTLSELEEKSSVSKSSISRIENGETKRPELITLLRIFEALDVQYEEIIELYISNETRHNSLHDLLLEAIQLPNEDLTIKIVSRILENPKEKTEDSVEMLYNTALTVEDTEIKLVLFNQLAQYCRIRGIQPYMSKALFHRYRIERNNPHRLEETFRHGEEVLYYIEFLSHEERINLCYLMAFDAHDLKKYEQCIELGKMGHAEDSTSNEIKERIALAICNCYMRMGKFEDMESHIEMYEKLGYRFIMERSKYLRAIILSKTGHYQEAIPLLRECVGEATKNNLIHRVNDLIEALLYVNDVNSIEQVINTEEHNFSFDFNNAYNFSGIGNYYKNKGAFLVSRGHFNEGMDAYLQSIVYYGKINRIEEIMSCAVEINMHHCELKKDMDLELLKKLNEVYNMIKFGKRNEG